The region TCATACATTCGTTTGTTGTTAATACAtggttatatataaatatatatataactaaaagaaacataattaaaaaaatcatcattgcttttttattcataaaattaCTAAAACATCGTTTTTGAGATAAGAAGAATGTGTatacacataaaaaaaatatatacctatatatataactacaaaaattattaagttgaaaaaatacgaagtatataataaacataCATAGAATACATATactttgtttttaaataataccAATGtgctaatatttttatagcaTTGACTCATATTATTCAcagtatataaatagtcattattcaaataattaatattttgtcCTTTATTACGTTAGCTCGTTAtcagaaaatatatttatatactcTTTTATGAGATTGTTCCTTAAACTCATTAGTAATAGTTATTTTGTACACGAGTTACTACTGCTATTactattcatttttaattttttgacgattaatttttatatattgcattatatgcatatatataataaaccaCCAAAAAGTTGTAATAGCAATAAACTTTACTCTCTACTttcattttgaatattttatcaaaaaaagcactaaatattttgtttttcttggatatatatacagCCCAATGTTTTCACTAATTTATCCTTCTCTTTCCATTCATCATTTGGCTTGTTAAATATTACTAATGTGGTTAAATAGTTTCCATGCCTATTTATATTCACAATTCATTTTAATGTATATCCCTTGTTGCTTTCATAGAATTATAAATTgtattcaaataaataattatataccctctaatatatttcaaaaaattagGTATATAACATATACAATTGAATTTGCAACACTAAATAGCACATGgatttatatgcatataatgcAAATATGAATTTGCGCTCATAATTGTGTATTAATGAATTAGCTgacatatgcatataaccCATTTCAAAGggtttaaaaaatcaaataataaaaatatattgcttCATcccattttctttattcgACATCAAAGTTATCTAAATTTTTGCATCATAACCTTCAGCTATTAATTCCTTCTTATTTATGGGAACATTCGTTTGTCGTTGTGTGAGAATAGCCTGTTGAATGACTTGACCTTTCCATTCGGGCCAAGCAGTGCCTGAgtttttatgatttttttttatattttttttttgattttttggGGTATCCATTGATCCTAAAAAATCAGCATGTGTTCCCATTACATCTTCTCGAATTtctaaacttttttttttttcatcaacAGGTTTGTATTGTGGCAATGATTTTCGTTTgttatcaaaaaatttatttgtgacttctttttttttatcatttgaaaattgcccttttaattttttttttttattatcatatgaATCAAAATCCATATCTGACTCGCTATCGGATTCACTATCATCGCTTGACGTTGAAAACGTAGACGAATCTGATGAATTAGATGACGATGTGTCAGATGAATTAGAAGATGatgatatatatctatttcCTCTTCTTTTATCATAATGCCcaccattattattactgttcatataatttttattattaccatttttcatttgcatcatcatttttcctctagatatattattattacaattaGGCATATGTTCAGAAGAAATTCGTGAAGCTTTAAATTGCTCCAAATTAATTCTTCCCATatgatttatatacaaaaatattcttttttgtttttcaatAGATAATAACTCTGTAtcaaatgtaaaaaatctATCAAACATATGATTTTCTGCTAATATTCCTAAATCATCTTGTATAATTTCTAATGCTGCTCTTCTTTGGTTAGGTGCTAATCTTCtcatgtttttaaaaagaagATTAACttgataattatttaaccCTTTGTCATTAACTccaattttttgaataccTGGGGGCTCAGGTATTGTTCCCATACTTGGGGGTTCAAAATCAATAGAATTGCTATTATTGTAACAACTCGTATtgctattattactatttaaattattattgtcaTATTTACCGAGcaatttatcttttttatttcccaTAAATTTACCATCAcgaatatttttcatcGAATCCATATCATTTGATCCCATTCTACTtgatttatacattttatgaTCTGCTAGATCTGCTGATAATCCCTTTTTATTGTGAGATGAGTACATTTGGCTACCTGATGATAAATGATTTATAGATAAACTACTATTATTCATTCCACCTATTGCTGTACttcctctttttttataattatttcgattcattttattatgaatgctagcttttttattattattacttgtTACATAATCTGAGCTTGCATCTCCATCATCACTACTATAGTCACTACTATAAGTACTACTATCActatcataattattatttttattaattaaaatttcattatattttttcatatcaAATAGTACTGAGTTTGTGCTTCTAGTATATtccatatgtatatttttcattttattttcttcgtTAAGTAATCGATCAAATTCTTTTGCTAATTTATAAGCATCATTCCACACACAATTTTTAACTTTGTGATATGTAAAtgcattataaaaaatttgtcTAACATCTTGTTGCCATTGAAAAGggctaatatatttatcattcaataatttattttctattgTTTCAAAATCCATtggattttttataatattataatagttTGGTATTCCATCTAATTCTGGATTTACTGGTTTTAAAAACCAGCAActcatttcttttttttttaatttatgtattattttaaaacaattatttttccaaGCATTTTGacatttataaattctTTTCCTATATGTTCTTCGATGTTCTTCATATTCATCTATAGTATTGTTATcttcataataattattatgttttgCTTTCTTTTTTAGTGATTCTTTTCCTCCTGTGAAAGAAGAGCTCATTTGCCTCTTACCACTACCAAGGGTAGTGCATTTAGAAAGCTTTCCCTTTCCTTTATTAGAATTGCTAACATTACTACtgttatttaatttgttattattgtttCTATCACCATCCCATGTTTCACCTTTTTTTAGCATACTATGACTCCTATTATTGTGGCCAtagtttatattatcactCGATTTTACATTAACATTTGATAAGCTATTACTtggaaattttttttttccaccCAAATTAGCATTTGATTTACCGCCAATAACATGATCGATACTACTAACGGTgctgttattattattatcattatatttgtgTATATCGTTTACATTTTCTTTAGTAGCTGTACTACTACTAAATTCATCttttgaataaaatttatcatatgatttttttgaCTTTCTTTTACCTGCATCATATATACTATTTGATAATGAGCagtgtaaattttttatttcatttaaatgCCTTTTTGATATAGCACTAAatgtatttcttttttctgtTTTTGGTTTTGCACAAGGAATTTCAATAAATCGAAATCCTAATaatttgattttatttgacatgtatatatactcTTCTTCCGATAAATATACTATACCTCTTTCAAAGGTTCGCATATtatctacattttttaaaaatgattcaTCATTTAAACTCACATTTGTCactttttgatttttataatctaaatatatatcactgttactattatataattctttattattaatagtaAATTCATCACTCAttgtatttaataaattattattacattgattattattatcattatcttcgttatttaaataattattattaacattactatttttagaGTTAAactcttttatatttgcatCACTTATATTACCACTACTGTTATCCATCATATCACCATTGTTTATCCCCACACAATTCTCATTATGCTCacctttttcattttcagtTATTAAAGCACTTGCTTCCTCATTATTTGattctttcattttatttgcattattgcttactattattttaccATCtacacaaaataaaagaaaaaacaaataaatggttttattttttcaattttttggTAATATCACTAATCTCATAgcattatcattattattattaccgTTCCTGCTTGAAATAaatcctttttattttttttatcttcaatattactttttatatatagcttattttttctttcgtGTTTTCActgtattattttatcgTCTGTTctctatattatatataatttattagcTTATAGCAATTCTGCGAAACTAATTGCATatcataaattatatatattagacTAATATTCTTTCGTTCtgtattcaaaaaattaaaaatttttaattaaatggTATCCCAAAAtatcaatataattatcaaaataatatcattGGCTCGTTTTgtacataattattataacgaatatttatatttttttttaatgcttttttttttttactttttcttaataattattttaaaaaaattattaattttattcttattagtatttttatttgtttttaatatttttaattatattttttaatatattattttactaaTTTCCCggcaatattttttatgtgctcattatatttttatggcatatatataatatgtataatattcattaatataatatctaTAAGAATGAATGTATATACTATTATACTTTTAAATAGACTCTTCAGTACTacacataaataatgaatttctctataagtataaaaatattgttccGTTATATTATACGAGTATGCAATAagttattatacatataaagaaatacgtatattttgtttatagtacttattttata is a window of Plasmodium vinckei vinckei genome assembly, chromosome: PVVCY_14 DNA encoding:
- a CDS encoding bromodomain protein 2, putative, which produces MKESNNEEASALITENEKGEHNENCVGINNGDMMDNSSGNISDANIKEFNSKNSNVNNNYLNNEDNDNNNQCNNNLLNTMSDEFTINNKELYNSNSDIYLDYKNQKVTNVSLNDESFLKNVDNMRTFERGIVYLSEEEYIYMSNKIKLLGFRFIEIPCAKPKTEKRNTFSAISKRHLNEIKNLHCSLSNSIYDAGKRKSKKSYDKFYSKDEFSSSTATKENVNDIHKYNDNNNNSTVSSIDHVIGGKSNANLGGKKKFPSNSLSNVNVKSSDNINYGHNNRSHSMLKKGETWDGDRNNNNKLNNSSNVSNSNKGKGKLSKCTTLGSGKRQMSSSFTGGKESLKKKAKHNNYYEDNNTIDEYEEHRRTYRKRIYKCQNAWKNNCFKIIHKLKKKEMSCWFLKPVNPELDGIPNYYNIIKNPMDFETIENKLLNDKYISPFQWQQDVRQIFYNAFTYHKVKNCVWNDAYKLAKEFDRLLNEENKMKNIHMEYTRSTNSVLFDMKKYNEILINKNNNYDSDSSTYSSDYSSDDGDASSDYVTSNNNKKASIHNKMNRNNYKKRGSTAIGGMNNSSLSINHLSSGSQMYSSHNKKGLSADLADHKMYKSSRMGSNDMDSMKNIRDGKFMGNKKDKLLGKYDNNNLNSNNSNTSCYNNSNSIDFEPPSMGTIPEPPGIQKIGVNDKGLNNYQVNLLFKNMRRLAPNQRRAALEIIQDDLGILAENHMFDRFFTFDTELLSIEKQKRIFLYINHMGRINLEQFKASRISSEHMPNCNNNISRGKMMMQMKNGNNKNYMNSNNNGGHYDKRRGNRYISSSSNSSDTSSSNSSDSSTFSTSSDDSESDSESDMDFDSYDNKKKKLKGQFSNDKKKEVTNKFFDNKRKSLPQYKPVDEKKKSLEIREDVMGTHADFLGSMDTPKNQKKNIKKNHKNSGTAWPEWKGQVIQQAILTQRQTNVPINKKELIAEGYDAKI